The Mycobacterium sp. 3519A genome contains a region encoding:
- a CDS encoding TetR/AcrR family transcriptional regulator, whose product MTVETTATDTRAAIIAAAMRCFGRQGLTKTTVVDIARAADVSRSTVYEYFRDKSDIVEACAEHSSQRFYREMARAMARGESLEDKLTLAAVFVTKARRFVEPEVYFDADEVSLLLTKNAAVLLGECSEFLAPYLAAAKLTGEVRKDLDVVSAGEWFARMLFSLFSTPSSHLDMDDDRVVADFVRTYAVRGFSTERAGRSR is encoded by the coding sequence GTGACCGTCGAAACCACCGCGACCGACACCCGTGCGGCCATCATCGCCGCCGCGATGCGTTGTTTCGGCAGACAGGGTTTGACCAAGACCACCGTCGTCGACATCGCTCGCGCGGCCGACGTGTCGCGCAGCACGGTGTACGAATACTTCCGCGACAAGTCCGACATCGTGGAGGCCTGCGCCGAGCACTCGTCGCAGCGGTTCTACCGCGAGATGGCGCGGGCGATGGCCAGGGGCGAATCGCTCGAGGACAAGCTGACGCTTGCCGCGGTGTTCGTCACCAAGGCCCGCCGCTTCGTCGAGCCCGAAGTGTATTTCGACGCTGACGAAGTCAGCTTGCTGCTCACCAAGAACGCTGCGGTGCTGTTAGGGGAATGCAGTGAGTTCCTCGCGCCCTACCTCGCCGCGGCGAAGCTCACCGGCGAGGTGCGCAAGGACCTCGACGTGGTGTCTGCGGGTGAGTGGTTCGCCCGCATGCTGTTCTCGTTGTTCAGCACACCGTCGTCGCATCTGGACATGGACGACGACCGGGTGGTCGCGGATTTCGTGCGGACGTATGCGGTTCGCGGCTTCAGCACCGAGCGTGCAGGCCGGTCGCGGTAG
- a CDS encoding lipid-transfer protein — MTHLGGKAAIVGIGQTEFSKESGRSELQLACEAVKAAIDDAGLRPADVHGMVTFTMDTSDEIEIARNVGIGDLTFFSRVHHGGGAAAGTVVQAAMAVATGTANAVVCYRAFNERSGFRFGGATARPTGDTPPFMANYAPFGLLTPAAWVALHAQRYMSTYGVTNEDFGRISVVDRAHAARNPDAWFYERPITLADHQNSRWVVEPVLRLLDCCQESDGGVALVVTTVERARDLPRPPAVITAAVQGAAAEGEMMTSYYRDDITGLPEMGVVAEKLWRDSGLKPADIQTAFLYDHFTPFVFAQLEELGFCGRGEAKDFATVERLSLGGELPINTNGGLLGEAYIHGMNGITEGVRQVRGTSYNQVPNVEHVLVTSGTGVPTSALILAPDDRS, encoded by the coding sequence GTGACGCATCTGGGCGGGAAGGCGGCCATCGTCGGCATCGGGCAGACCGAGTTCTCGAAGGAGTCAGGCCGCAGTGAGCTGCAATTGGCTTGTGAGGCAGTCAAAGCCGCGATCGACGACGCGGGGCTACGGCCCGCCGACGTCCACGGGATGGTCACCTTCACGATGGACACGAGCGATGAGATCGAGATCGCGCGCAACGTCGGCATCGGCGATCTGACCTTCTTCTCCCGCGTGCACCACGGCGGCGGCGCGGCAGCGGGCACCGTCGTGCAGGCGGCGATGGCGGTCGCGACCGGCACAGCCAACGCAGTGGTGTGCTATCGCGCATTCAACGAACGGTCCGGATTCCGGTTCGGCGGCGCGACGGCACGACCCACCGGTGATACACCGCCGTTCATGGCGAACTACGCACCGTTCGGGTTGCTGACGCCCGCGGCGTGGGTTGCCCTGCACGCGCAGCGGTACATGTCGACGTACGGCGTCACCAACGAGGACTTCGGCCGCATCTCCGTCGTCGACCGCGCCCATGCGGCCCGCAATCCCGACGCGTGGTTCTACGAACGCCCGATCACCCTGGCAGATCACCAGAATTCGCGGTGGGTCGTCGAACCCGTGCTGCGCCTTCTTGATTGCTGCCAGGAAAGCGACGGCGGGGTGGCTCTGGTGGTCACCACCGTCGAACGCGCCCGCGACCTGCCTCGCCCGCCCGCCGTGATCACCGCCGCGGTGCAGGGCGCTGCCGCCGAGGGCGAGATGATGACCAGCTACTACCGCGACGACATCACCGGACTTCCCGAAATGGGCGTCGTCGCCGAAAAGCTCTGGCGCGATTCCGGACTCAAGCCTGCTGACATCCAGACGGCGTTCCTCTACGACCACTTCACCCCGTTCGTGTTCGCGCAACTCGAGGAGTTGGGGTTCTGCGGGCGCGGCGAGGCGAAGGACTTCGCGACCGTCGAAAGGCTCTCGCTCGGCGGGGAACTGCCGATCAACACCAACGGCGGACTCCTCGGTGAGGCCTACATCCACGGGATGAACGGCATCACCGAAGGGGTACGTCAGGTGCGCGGCACGTCGTACAACCAGGTGCCGAACGTCGAGCACGTGCTGGTCACCTCGGGCACCGGCGTGCCGACCAGTGCGCTGATCCTGGCGCCGGACGACAGAAGCTGA
- a CDS encoding MaoC family dehydratase: MTTTEHRRTTLDWRDINVGDAVTPLEVPVTATVIVAGAIASRDFMPVHHDPEFAQKQGSPNMFMNILTTNGLCVRFLTDWAGPEAMVTKLAIRLGVPSFPNDPLVFTGSVTGKSEGADGEGFVEVTFKGSNSLGDHVSGTATLSLL, encoded by the coding sequence ATGACGACAACCGAACACCGCAGAACGACGCTGGATTGGCGCGACATCAACGTCGGCGACGCGGTCACGCCACTCGAGGTGCCCGTCACGGCAACCGTGATCGTCGCGGGAGCGATCGCATCGCGCGACTTCATGCCGGTCCACCATGATCCCGAGTTCGCGCAGAAACAGGGTTCGCCGAACATGTTCATGAACATCCTGACCACCAACGGCCTGTGCGTCCGCTTCCTCACCGACTGGGCGGGCCCCGAAGCCATGGTGACCAAGTTGGCGATCCGGCTTGGGGTGCCGTCCTTCCCCAACGATCCGCTCGTCTTCACCGGCAGTGTGACCGGCAAGTCCGAAGGCGCCGACGGGGAGGGCTTCGTCGAGGTCACGTTCAAGGGCTCTAACAGCCTCGGCGACCACGTGTCGGGTACGGCGACATTGAGCCTGCTGTGA
- a CDS encoding acyl-CoA dehydrogenase family protein, with the protein MDFTFTEEQETIAKIARQLFEHRATPEHLTELEGGDVRYDATLWRDLASADLLGIALPANVGGSGQGFLELALVLAEVGWSVAPVPAYASLLLGADTIARHGDAAQQRRYLPDVVSGAHLLTAALTEPGRSAPTAMTTTARRDGDGWRLDGVKQLVPAAQIAHTILVPAAVGGGDVGLFLVDAGVGGVDVRPASTTNGEPYGDVFLDGAVVSADDRLPGDGAEMIESLHTRALAGLCAIQLGVTERALRIAAAYTTEREQFGRPIGSFQAVQQRMADAFIDVEAIRWTTWQAVWLLSQGRPAWREAAIAKFWAADAGARVAATAQQVHGGIGIDITYPLFRYFLWAKHNELMLGSAPAQLARLGATY; encoded by the coding sequence ATGGACTTCACGTTCACCGAGGAGCAGGAGACAATCGCGAAGATCGCCCGGCAGCTGTTCGAACACCGCGCGACGCCCGAACACCTCACCGAACTCGAAGGCGGCGACGTACGTTACGACGCCACGCTCTGGCGTGACCTCGCGTCGGCCGACCTGCTCGGAATCGCGTTGCCCGCGAACGTCGGTGGCAGCGGGCAGGGCTTCCTCGAGTTGGCGTTGGTCCTCGCTGAGGTCGGCTGGAGCGTGGCCCCGGTGCCGGCCTACGCCTCCCTCCTGCTCGGTGCCGACACCATCGCCAGGCACGGCGACGCGGCCCAGCAGCGGCGGTACCTGCCGGACGTGGTCAGCGGCGCTCACCTGCTCACCGCGGCGTTGACCGAGCCGGGTCGCTCCGCGCCGACCGCAATGACCACCACTGCGCGCCGCGACGGCGACGGCTGGCGCCTGGACGGGGTCAAGCAGTTGGTGCCCGCCGCCCAGATCGCCCACACGATTCTGGTTCCGGCCGCCGTCGGGGGCGGCGATGTCGGGCTGTTTCTGGTCGATGCCGGCGTCGGCGGTGTCGACGTCAGGCCGGCGAGCACCACCAACGGCGAGCCGTACGGCGACGTATTCCTCGACGGCGCAGTGGTTTCCGCTGATGACCGGCTGCCAGGGGACGGCGCGGAGATGATCGAGTCGCTGCATACCCGCGCGCTCGCGGGCCTGTGTGCGATCCAACTGGGGGTGACCGAGCGTGCGCTGCGGATCGCGGCGGCGTACACGACCGAACGAGAGCAGTTCGGCAGGCCGATCGGGAGTTTCCAGGCCGTCCAGCAGCGGATGGCCGATGCGTTCATCGATGTCGAGGCGATCAGGTGGACTACGTGGCAGGCGGTATGGCTGCTCTCCCAGGGCCGGCCCGCGTGGCGCGAGGCGGCGATTGCAAAGTTCTGGGCGGCGGATGCTGGCGCGCGGGTCGCCGCAACGGCTCAACAGGTGCACGGGGGCATCGGCATCGACATCACCTATCCCCTGTTCCGCTACTTCCTGTGGGCCAAGCACAACGAACTGATGCTGGGTTCGGCGCCCGCACAGCTGGCTCGGCTCGGCGCGACGTACTGA
- a CDS encoding Zn-ribbon domain-containing OB-fold protein codes for MATRLAPAIGRDNEFFWNGLREHKLLIQRCGGCQALRQPARPMCPMCNSLDWDTVESTGRGTVYSYVMPQHPPMPLMEYPYIVALVELDEGVRLVSNLCEIAPDHVEVGMPVEVFYQTFDTLDGKDLVLHQFRPAR; via the coding sequence ATGGCGACCAGACTGGCGCCCGCGATCGGCCGGGACAACGAGTTCTTCTGGAACGGGCTGCGTGAGCACAAGCTGTTGATCCAACGATGCGGTGGGTGCCAGGCGCTTCGCCAACCGGCGCGGCCGATGTGCCCGATGTGCAATTCACTGGACTGGGACACCGTCGAGTCCACCGGCCGCGGAACCGTTTACAGCTACGTGATGCCGCAGCATCCGCCGATGCCGCTGATGGAGTACCCGTACATCGTCGCGCTGGTCGAACTCGACGAGGGCGTCCGGCTGGTTTCGAACCTGTGCGAGATCGCGCCTGACCACGTCGAAGTCGGCATGCCGGTCGAGGTGTTCTACCAAACGTTCGACACGCTGGACGGCAAGGATCTCGTCCTGCACCAGTTCCGGCCGGCCCGGTAG
- a CDS encoding MaoC family dehydratase N-terminal domain-containing protein, with protein MNDFREKLDALIGQPTGGSEKPTVAPDPVNQPMIRHWAHALGDMNPVYLDPEFAENSRFGGIVSPPVMLQTWTMPAPKIEGIAERGGVPVETGRNPAAFIEEAGFTGIVATNSEFEIERYPRLGDVISVTQVFEDISDEKKTSLGTGHFITWLSTYTDQNGEVLGRQRFRVFRFKANA; from the coding sequence GTGAACGACTTCCGCGAAAAACTCGACGCGCTCATCGGCCAGCCCACCGGCGGGTCAGAAAAGCCCACCGTCGCACCGGATCCGGTGAACCAGCCGATGATTCGGCACTGGGCACATGCGCTCGGCGATATGAACCCCGTCTACCTCGACCCCGAGTTCGCGGAGAACTCGCGGTTCGGCGGCATCGTGTCGCCACCGGTGATGCTGCAGACGTGGACGATGCCCGCACCCAAGATCGAAGGCATCGCCGAACGCGGCGGCGTGCCCGTCGAAACGGGCCGAAATCCCGCGGCGTTCATCGAAGAGGCCGGGTTCACCGGCATCGTCGCGACCAACTCCGAGTTCGAGATCGAACGCTATCCCCGCCTCGGCGACGTCATCTCGGTGACGCAGGTGTTCGAAGACATCTCCGACGAGAAGAAGACCTCTCTCGGCACGGGGCATTTCATCACGTGGCTGTCGACGTACACCGACCAGAACGGCGAGGTGCTCGGCAGGCAGCGGTTCCGGGTCTTCCGATTCAAGGCCAACGCCTGA
- a CDS encoding acyl-CoA dehydrogenase family protein, producing the protein MYLDFTPEQQQLRTDIRASLAAVMTPERSAAVAGRMEGDVVKECVRALGAAHLLGVGWPKEYGGRGFTALEQFIFYEEAQRVNAPIPLVTLNTVGPTLAQRGTDEQKQTFLPAILDGTVEFAIGYSEPSAGSDLASLRTTAVRDGDHYVINGQKMFTSGAAYADYIWLAARTDPNTKKHKGISIFIVPTSSPGFSWKPLHTMPGVSTFYTFYDDVRVPASSIVAGENEGWGLITTQLNFERAALGNMGAPEPLFEKTLHWAQTTELDGGHVIDQPWVRHSLARIEAQVAAYKIMNLRVNAAMTKGALGMGEASAVKVFGTELTQQVARELLEVLDAAGIRKGADAPLRGALETAYRIAVINTFGGGANELQRDIIAMAGLFMPRAPRDLRGSQNGDNK; encoded by the coding sequence ATGTACCTCGACTTCACCCCGGAACAACAGCAACTGCGCACCGACATCCGGGCGTCGCTGGCAGCGGTGATGACACCCGAGCGCAGCGCCGCGGTAGCCGGTCGGATGGAAGGCGACGTGGTGAAAGAGTGCGTGCGCGCGTTGGGCGCCGCGCACCTGCTCGGCGTCGGATGGCCGAAAGAGTATGGCGGGCGCGGCTTCACCGCGCTCGAGCAGTTCATCTTCTACGAAGAAGCGCAGCGGGTGAACGCACCCATTCCGCTGGTCACACTCAACACCGTCGGGCCGACGCTCGCGCAGCGCGGCACCGACGAGCAGAAGCAGACGTTCCTGCCTGCGATTCTCGACGGCACCGTCGAGTTCGCGATCGGCTACTCGGAACCGTCGGCGGGCAGCGACCTGGCGTCGCTGCGGACCACGGCGGTGCGCGACGGCGACCACTACGTCATCAACGGCCAGAAGATGTTCACCAGCGGCGCGGCGTACGCCGACTACATCTGGCTGGCGGCCCGCACCGACCCCAACACCAAGAAACACAAAGGCATCTCGATCTTCATCGTGCCGACGTCGTCGCCGGGGTTTTCCTGGAAACCGTTGCACACCATGCCGGGTGTGTCCACGTTCTACACCTTCTATGACGACGTGCGGGTGCCCGCCAGTTCCATCGTCGCCGGTGAGAACGAAGGCTGGGGGCTGATCACCACGCAGCTGAACTTCGAACGGGCCGCACTTGGCAACATGGGTGCGCCGGAGCCGCTGTTCGAAAAGACGCTGCACTGGGCGCAGACCACCGAACTCGACGGCGGCCATGTCATCGATCAGCCGTGGGTACGGCACTCACTCGCCAGGATCGAGGCACAGGTCGCCGCGTACAAGATCATGAACCTGCGAGTCAACGCGGCGATGACGAAAGGCGCGCTCGGCATGGGTGAAGCGTCCGCAGTCAAGGTATTCGGCACCGAACTGACCCAGCAGGTGGCGCGCGAACTGCTCGAGGTGCTCGACGCCGCTGGTATCCGCAAGGGCGCGGACGCGCCCCTGCGCGGTGCGCTCGAAACGGCCTACCGCATCGCCGTGATCAACACCTTCGGCGGCGGCGCCAACGAACTGCAGCGCGACATCATCGCGATGGCAGGGCTCTTCATGCCACGCGCGCCACGCGACCTTCGGGGTTCACAGAATGGGGACAACAAGTGA
- a CDS encoding cytochrome P450, with translation MHSPDFYAGDPYPAYRELRANAPVCWNDDTEFWALLRYEDIRYVSTNPDKFSSTKGITIPDPVLPNPVQEGNLIFTDPPRHRQLRKLINTGFTRRQVAMLEPKVRQIVHGVLDGTRTGATHDFAEELAAPLPTRMIAELLGAPPDDWEKFRRWSDACTGNADPEIELDSLSAIGELFEYFQQLIAARRTEPRSDMLSVLTTAEIDGAKLTDDDLLNFAFLLLVAGNETTRNLIALGTLALIAHPEETAKLTADPTLIPAAVEEMLRWTSPVTHMARAATTDVEIRGQRIREGDIVVMLYGSANRDEEIFGDDAEEFKVTRHPNPHIAFGCGEHSCIGSQLARLEARVFFEVLLGRYPRLELVGDVDRMRATMVPGVKRMPVRLGTQG, from the coding sequence CTGCACTCCCCCGACTTCTACGCCGGTGACCCCTACCCGGCGTACCGGGAGCTGCGCGCGAACGCGCCGGTGTGCTGGAACGACGACACCGAGTTCTGGGCCCTGCTGCGGTATGAGGACATCCGATACGTCTCAACCAACCCGGACAAGTTCTCCTCCACCAAGGGCATCACAATCCCCGACCCCGTGCTGCCGAACCCCGTTCAAGAGGGCAACCTCATCTTCACCGACCCGCCGCGGCACCGTCAGCTACGTAAGTTGATCAACACCGGGTTCACCCGACGGCAGGTGGCGATGCTCGAACCCAAGGTGCGCCAGATCGTGCACGGAGTGCTCGACGGCACCAGGACCGGTGCCACCCATGACTTCGCCGAAGAATTGGCGGCACCGCTGCCGACACGGATGATCGCCGAGTTACTCGGCGCTCCACCCGATGACTGGGAGAAGTTCCGTCGGTGGTCGGATGCGTGCACCGGCAACGCCGACCCCGAGATCGAGTTGGACTCGTTGAGCGCGATCGGCGAGCTGTTCGAGTACTTCCAGCAGCTGATCGCCGCACGACGCACCGAACCGCGCAGCGACATGTTGTCGGTGTTGACCACCGCTGAGATCGACGGCGCCAAACTGACCGACGACGACCTGCTGAACTTCGCCTTCCTGTTGCTCGTCGCGGGCAACGAGACAACCAGGAACCTGATCGCTCTCGGCACCCTGGCGCTCATCGCGCATCCGGAAGAGACCGCGAAGTTGACCGCGGATCCCACCCTGATCCCTGCCGCGGTCGAGGAGATGCTGCGCTGGACCAGCCCGGTGACGCATATGGCGCGCGCGGCCACCACAGACGTCGAGATTCGCGGGCAGCGCATCCGCGAGGGTGACATCGTCGTCATGCTGTACGGCTCGGCCAACCGCGACGAGGAGATCTTCGGTGACGACGCCGAGGAGTTCAAGGTCACCCGGCATCCCAACCCCCACATCGCATTCGGCTGCGGTGAACATTCCTGCATCGGGTCGCAACTGGCGCGACTCGAAGCCCGCGTCTTCTTCGAGGTGCTGCTCGGCCGCTACCCTCGGCTCGAACTCGTCGGTGACGTGGACCGGATGCGCGCCACGATGGTGCCTGGCGTCAAGCGGATGCCGGTACGGCTGGGAACGCAGGGCTGA
- a CDS encoding CaiB/BaiF CoA-transferase family protein — MTSALAGLRVVEVAGDIAGPYCTKLLADLGAEVTKIEPPQGDSLRRWGPFPGGVPDVNRSGLFEYVNAGKRGATVDLDVDMGAVRRLIADAHLLVDGLAPGALERLGLDVPALQALRPGLVVVRISNFGQSGPLRDRVATPLTMQAASGWIHSRDPDRPPVQAGARISEYVAGGYAALGALTALRTRSADTNDVVVVDVSVLESLLSTLPYPMLMAERMRRLGLPSNTRAALLLGIVRAADGWIGINCLTGQHWLDVCSMLELPQYGEHQVSIMMGGPERAQFFADAEPWLAARSVTEILELSQAFRIPASPVNDGATVLQCPQYVERGFFVDAGGADWSFRRPGAPFRLSRTPVLAPRPAPRFGAQADLQPAGDDDWRRGGACADPLLPFAGLKVLDLTTFWAGAYLTCYLGAFGAEIVKVESVQRPDGHRYSGAWSSEGDRWYERSAMWQGTNLNKRGVTLDLTSQRGLELVRLLARDADVVIENFSPRVVEQFGLDYESLEAINPGVVMVRMPGFGLQGPWRDYVGWALNFEQTSGMSAVTGYPDGPPCNLAGPADPIVGVHAGVALLAALEHRRRRRQGQLVEIAQIEVAACVAAEPVIEHSMNAVVAAREGNRCRDHLQGVYRTAADDQWVALCVRGDADSAGLTAAMGVSGALPGDHDEFDALVARWTRTHTAGEIVKILEAQGVPVEQVLTPDRMYDLAQLDARGFYDEIEHPLTGRHRYPGWPFRMTPGPARHHRFAPPTLGQHNDDVLAELGVSAAEIADLRARQIIGDTALNA; from the coding sequence GTGACGTCGGCGCTGGCGGGACTGCGAGTTGTCGAGGTCGCGGGCGACATCGCAGGCCCGTATTGCACCAAGTTGCTTGCCGATCTCGGCGCCGAGGTCACCAAGATCGAACCTCCGCAGGGCGATTCACTGCGACGGTGGGGACCGTTTCCCGGCGGGGTGCCCGATGTCAACCGTTCGGGTCTGTTCGAGTACGTGAACGCGGGAAAGCGCGGCGCCACAGTCGATCTCGATGTCGACATGGGCGCTGTCCGCCGACTGATCGCTGATGCGCACCTGCTCGTCGACGGCCTCGCGCCGGGAGCGCTCGAACGCCTCGGCCTCGACGTTCCTGCACTGCAAGCGCTGCGCCCCGGCCTCGTTGTCGTCCGCATCTCGAACTTCGGCCAGTCCGGACCACTGCGCGACCGGGTCGCCACACCGCTGACCATGCAGGCGGCCTCGGGCTGGATACACAGCAGGGATCCGGATCGACCCCCGGTGCAGGCGGGCGCGCGGATCTCCGAGTATGTGGCGGGCGGCTACGCCGCGCTCGGCGCTCTCACCGCGCTGCGTACCCGCAGTGCCGACACCAACGATGTTGTGGTAGTGGATGTTTCGGTGCTCGAGTCGCTGCTGTCGACGCTGCCGTATCCGATGTTGATGGCCGAACGGATGCGCAGGCTCGGCCTGCCGAGCAACACGCGCGCCGCGCTGCTGTTGGGCATCGTGCGCGCCGCCGACGGGTGGATCGGCATCAACTGCCTGACCGGCCAGCACTGGCTGGATGTGTGCAGCATGCTCGAGTTGCCGCAGTACGGCGAGCACCAGGTGTCGATCATGATGGGTGGTCCCGAGCGTGCGCAGTTCTTCGCCGACGCCGAACCCTGGCTGGCGGCGCGGTCCGTCACCGAGATACTGGAGTTGAGTCAGGCATTCCGCATTCCCGCGTCGCCGGTCAACGATGGCGCGACGGTGTTGCAGTGTCCGCAGTACGTCGAGCGCGGGTTCTTCGTCGACGCCGGCGGCGCGGATTGGTCCTTTCGCAGGCCGGGCGCGCCGTTCCGGCTGTCGCGCACACCCGTCCTGGCACCGCGTCCGGCGCCCAGGTTCGGCGCACAAGCCGACCTGCAACCGGCAGGCGACGACGACTGGCGGCGTGGCGGCGCGTGCGCAGATCCGTTGCTGCCGTTCGCAGGACTGAAAGTTCTCGATCTGACCACGTTCTGGGCAGGCGCCTACCTGACGTGTTATCTGGGCGCATTCGGTGCCGAGATCGTCAAGGTCGAATCCGTGCAGCGACCGGACGGCCACCGGTACTCGGGCGCATGGTCTTCCGAGGGCGACCGCTGGTATGAACGCAGCGCCATGTGGCAGGGCACCAACCTCAACAAGCGCGGCGTCACGCTCGATCTGACGTCGCAGCGCGGACTGGAATTGGTACGTCTGCTCGCCCGTGACGCGGACGTCGTCATCGAGAACTTCTCGCCGCGGGTGGTCGAGCAGTTCGGGCTGGACTACGAGTCCCTTGAGGCGATCAACCCCGGCGTCGTCATGGTGCGGATGCCGGGATTCGGCTTGCAGGGACCATGGCGTGACTATGTCGGCTGGGCGCTCAACTTCGAACAGACGTCGGGGATGTCGGCCGTCACCGGCTATCCCGACGGTCCGCCGTGCAACCTAGCGGGTCCCGCCGATCCGATCGTGGGCGTGCATGCCGGTGTCGCGCTACTTGCCGCACTGGAACATCGGCGGCGGAGGAGACAGGGACAACTCGTCGAGATCGCCCAGATCGAGGTCGCGGCGTGCGTCGCCGCCGAACCGGTCATCGAACATTCGATGAACGCGGTGGTGGCGGCACGCGAAGGTAACCGATGCCGCGATCACCTGCAGGGGGTGTACCGCACCGCCGCTGACGACCAGTGGGTGGCGTTGTGCGTGCGCGGCGACGCCGACTCTGCGGGCCTGACCGCTGCGATGGGGGTCTCGGGCGCCCTGCCCGGTGACCACGACGAGTTCGACGCCCTCGTCGCGCGGTGGACGCGAACGCACACCGCCGGCGAGATCGTCAAAATCCTTGAGGCGCAGGGTGTCCCGGTTGAGCAGGTGCTGACGCCGGACCGGATGTATGACCTGGCGCAGCTCGACGCGCGCGGCTTCTACGACGAGATCGAGCACCCGCTCACCGGGAGACATCGTTACCCGGGCTGGCCGTTCAGGATGACGCCGGGCCCGGCCCGTCATCACCGGTTCGCGCCGCCGACGCTCGGCCAACACAACGACGACGTGCTGGCCGAACTCGGCGTCAGCGCTGCAGAGATCGCCGATCTGCGCGCACGGCAGATCATCGGTGACACCGCGCTCAACGCGTAA
- a CDS encoding PE-PPE domain-containing protein has translation MAKHRRAQGRRRSAARQRQSPSLFLAGSTAVALSAALVLGHATNTTPDSAQIELAAATIGIGGRGDPAAVNIPNKLQGKVVPFGTMYPRYVGVQYPAGYDIDNSVNVGVPVLRAAIADNTLDENNVPQFLLVVGYSEGSLVAERVRRTLDPSDPGAPSTGNLQFLMIASPNLPNGGLAARFPAGWGIPFLITSNGPAASSPYDTQYVTNEYDTYADFPAYFNPLSLANSLVAVFYVHPDAYYDPVDYDPIERTSDDPNVLIKTVKHTVDGEDVEDTYVFVKAEHLPLFAPLRQVAGMAQLTPFTEPLLGAIEPLVRLIVDMGYTDRQNLNPEKHVQFSLITPPGKVLEAVLGVPGALGQGVSNLVGGVGSLPSSIPTPLAPTSSPSINAKSVPQEEQKSGDKESEDQQKLPEPETPTAEQPVSTESDPGPTVSELIKDGNKTTTGTPGKTTSPKKKNPLTQLAESVNKFFSPKKRVPKAPTKSDPTEAAQNEPGSQESTPDAA, from the coding sequence GTGGCAAAGCATCGTAGGGCGCAGGGGCGTCGTCGTTCAGCGGCGAGGCAGCGACAGTCGCCATCCCTGTTTCTCGCCGGCTCCACCGCCGTCGCGCTGTCAGCCGCGTTGGTCTTGGGGCACGCGACCAACACGACGCCGGACAGTGCCCAGATCGAGCTCGCGGCCGCCACGATCGGCATCGGCGGTCGCGGCGACCCAGCCGCGGTCAACATCCCCAACAAATTGCAGGGAAAGGTCGTGCCATTCGGCACCATGTACCCCCGCTACGTAGGCGTCCAGTACCCAGCGGGCTACGACATCGACAACAGCGTGAACGTCGGTGTCCCGGTGCTGCGTGCCGCGATCGCGGACAACACGCTCGACGAAAACAATGTGCCCCAGTTCCTGTTGGTCGTCGGTTATTCCGAGGGGTCGCTGGTCGCCGAGCGGGTACGGCGGACCCTCGATCCGTCTGACCCTGGTGCCCCTTCGACGGGGAATCTGCAATTCCTCATGATCGCCTCGCCGAACCTGCCCAACGGCGGCCTGGCCGCACGGTTCCCGGCCGGATGGGGTATCCCGTTCCTCATCACGTCCAACGGCCCCGCCGCATCCTCGCCGTACGACACCCAGTACGTGACGAACGAGTACGACACGTACGCCGACTTCCCCGCGTACTTCAACCCGCTGTCACTGGCGAACAGCCTGGTCGCCGTCTTCTACGTCCACCCGGACGCGTACTACGACCCGGTCGATTACGACCCGATCGAACGCACGTCGGATGATCCGAATGTGCTGATCAAGACGGTGAAACACACCGTGGACGGTGAAGATGTCGAGGACACCTATGTCTTCGTCAAGGCCGAGCACCTGCCCTTGTTCGCACCGCTGCGACAGGTCGCGGGGATGGCACAGTTGACGCCTTTCACCGAACCGCTGCTCGGCGCCATCGAACCGCTGGTCCGGTTGATCGTCGACATGGGCTATACCGATCGCCAGAACCTGAATCCCGAGAAGCACGTGCAGTTCTCGTTGATCACGCCGCCGGGCAAGGTGCTCGAGGCTGTCCTTGGGGTGCCGGGTGCGCTCGGCCAGGGTGTGTCCAACCTCGTCGGCGGGGTCGGGTCGCTGCCAAGTTCGATCCCGACGCCACTGGCCCCGACCAGTTCGCCGTCGATCAACGCGAAGTCGGTGCCGCAGGAGGAGCAGAAGTCGGGCGACAAGGAATCCGAAGACCAGCAGAAGTTGCCCGAGCCGGAGACTCCGACGGCTGAGCAGCCAGTGTCCACGGAGTCGGATCCGGGCCCGACGGTCTCAGAGCTGATCAAGGACGGCAACAAGACCACAACCGGTACTCCCGGCAAGACGACGTCGCCGAAGAAGAAGAACCCGCTGACCCAATTGGCCGAGTCGGTCAACAAGTTCTTCAGCCCCAAGAAGCGCGTTCCGAAGGCGCCGACGAAATCGGATCCGACGGAGGCCGCACAGAACGAGCCAGGGTCGCAGGAATCGACGCCCGACGCCGCTTGA